One Exiguobacterium sp. BMC-KP genomic window, ACCAATAAAACCGACCGCATATCTTTGTCGTGACTTTGCTTGCGAACGACCAACAACCGATCTTCAAGAACTCCTCGCACGATTCGATATATGACACTTTACCCTCTTGTTTAAAAAAACAGGAGGGTTTTTCAAAAAACTAAACCCCTTTTTTCAAAAAAATCCAATATTTTCTTCATAAAAATCCGATATGGTCGATAGTAGGAATAGGCATAAGTACGTACACCTTAGACTAGACATCCTAGAAGCCGATTCCGTCCGCTTGGACGAATATCTACTAGGAGGAAAGATACTTTGAATACGACATCCATCTCGAAACCTTTGAAGGTGTTCGCGAGTCTTCTTATCGTGTTTAGCATCATCCTATCATCACTACCGATAGTGAACGCAGCGACGACGAAAGCAACGACTTATCGTCTATCAGCAGATACAGATCTGTATGATAAGACGACATCTTCACGGAAACGCTTGTTGACGATCAAGACCGGAACGATCGTTTCATCCGCATATGATGCTGGAAGCTACAAAAAAGTAACATATGGCGGAAAAACGGGATATGTCGCTTCAAAATATTTAGTGTTGTACGAGAAAAAGCAAGCGATCTCTGGACAACGCTATATCGTCTCTACAAATACGGCGATTAAAAATGCGGCACGCACGACAGCAACAACGATTGGCACCTTGCAAAATAAGGATGTGTATTATACGACACAGCGGGTTACCGATCCATACGGTAAGACATGGTATCGTCTGAATTACGCAGGGAAAACAGGATATGTCCCATCCGGCGCTACTCCTGTTTCGTATCAAAACATCAAGAACGAAACACTTCGAACGACTGATACCTATACATTACGCACCTATGCAGGGACGGGATATCCAAAAATTCAATCGATTCCATCTGGAACAAACGTTGAAGTAGTTGGAAAAATTAATGAATGGTATAGCGTTCGTTACGGAAAAAATAGTGGGTATATGCACCGTGACGCTTTTTTACAAGTCTCTAAACAAAGTGTCCAAACGATTCCTACTGCACGTTTTCTATTGAAGAAATCCGTTGAGATCAAAGCATCTGCCTCTTCAACGAGTAAAACGATTGCTTCTTTAAAAACAGGTGATGCGTATTACACGACGACACTTGCAACGGATTCACGTGGTGGCACGTGGCACAAAATCAAAAAAGACGGTCAAACCGGTTATATCTTAGCAAATCAAGGGACTAGCGTGAATTATGAAAGTCTGACGAACATGTCATTCGTCACAACAGCTAAAACGACGATTCGGTCGTATGCAGGCAGCTCGTATGCAGGGATCAAGTCGATCCCAGCCGGTGCAAAACCACTCGTCTCTGGTCGAATCGGTACATGGTATCGTGTCTCGTACGACGGTGTAACAGGATATGCGTCCGCTGCGACGTTTAAGACAGCAGCCATCGTCCAAAAGATTTCAGGTACACGCTTCGCAGTCACGTCCTCAACGGATGTTTTAGTCGCTCCTGAGGCAGATGCATTTAAAGTCGCTACACTTCAAGAAGGCGATATCTATTACACGACACGTCTCATCACACTTGGTTCTAAAAAATGGTATCAGATCACAAAAGACGGGAAGACAGGCTACATCGCGTATGGCAGTGGAGAAAAAGTCATCTATCAAGCTGATAGCGTGACGATGAAAACTACTAACGCTACAGGCTTGAAGTCTTATGCTGGCGTATCTTACGCTTCCGTCAAGTCCATCCCAAGCGGAACCAAGGTATCTGTAACAGGGTCCATCAATGAGTGGTACCGTGTGACGTATGAAGGAAAAACTGGATACGTTCATCAAGAGGATTTGAACGAATACATCGTAACGTCTACAATCTCACCAGCGCGTTATGTATTAAACACATCAATCGACGTCAAGACAACTTATCAGACCGATGCTGATACATGGAAAACGCTAAAGAATGGGGATGTCTATTACACGACGCGTCTTGTCACGAACGGTCACGGTCAGTCGTGGCATCGTATTTCAGTGGATGGGAAAACAGGATACATCCGAGCAAACCAAGGAAACCCGATTTCATACAGTAAGATTTCAGCCCATCGTTATAAAACGGTACAAACGACTTCTCTAAAGTCATACGCCGGTCCAACATACAGCGAAGTCTCATCGCTTGCGAAAGGAACAGTCGTACAAGTGAACGGTACGATTGGGACATGGACGAATGTGAGTGTTAATGGAAAAACAGGTTACATCGATGGATCCTATTTAACACCTTACACAGAAACGAAAAAGATTAGTGGTGCTCGTTTCCTCGCGAACGAGAATTTAATCATTCGAAATTCACCTTTAGAAGAAGCAACAACACTTACGACATTAGCTAAAGGAAATGTTTACTACACGACTTCACTCATTACATCGCATACGAATAAACAATGGCATAAAGTAACGATCAATGGAAAAACAGGTTATGTCGATACGAAGGCATCCACAAGTAAAATCGACTATATTTCGAAAGACTCGTTATATGTTCGCGCTACAAGTGCTACTCCACTTCGTTCGTATGTCGGAAGTTCATATCAAGTCGTGACGACGATTCCTTCGAACGTAGTCGTCAACGTCACTGGTCAAATCGGACAGTGGTATAAGATTTCCTATCAAGGTAAATCAGGCTATGCGTATAATGGAACACTTGTGACGACATCTTCAAAATTAAATGTCTACAACTCTATCGCGACGCCGTATACATTTGATACCTTCATCAGTACTCAAATGAAGTTAAATCCTTCACCACAAACGGATTTGTATAAAAACAAAATGATGTATGTCAGCTCGATGTATGTTCGGTTTGGTGGATCAGAAGATCCTGTCAACGGTACGCTAGCAACCGTTTCGTCAACGACGCCACTGAATATCCGTTCTGGTGCAGCAACGGATAGCCATATCTATGGACAATTCCAACCGAAACAGATGATTAAGGTCTATCAACGAATCGGTGATTTCTATACGACGTATCCGCGTGTTTATACCTCTTCCACAGGGTACTGGACACTTGGTTGGTTGAATGCACTCGAATCTGATGTCCGGAACGTAGCTGATCCGTTAAAGGTCAGTCGCTCTTCAAAGGAATTCTTCCAATTCCTTGATTTATCGAAGACGACAGGCGCTTCTGCTGCAACGTTAGATAAAATTATCAGTACAAAAGGTATCTTCGGGAAATGTACGACTGGAAGCTGTGGACAAGCATTCATCGATGCTGGAACAGCCTATTCAGTCAACGAAATCTACCTGATCTCTCACGCGCTTCTAGAGACGGGAAATGGAACGTCAACACTAGCAAATGGAGTCATATGGAATGGAAAAATGGTCTATAACATGTACGGAATCGGTGCTGTCGATTCGGATCCAATTAACGGTGGAGCAAGAACAGCCTATGAAAAAGGATGGTTTACACCGGAAGCAGCCATCATGGGTGGAGCCGAATTCATCGGAACCCAGTACATTCACCATGCATACAATCAAAACACACTCTATAAAATGCGCTGGAACCCAATGAATCCTGGTCGTCATCAATATGCGACAGACATGGGATGGGCAGCGAAGCAAACGACTCGAATTTATGATTTATATCAACAAATGGATAGCTATACGGCTGTCTTTGATATCCCAGTATTCGCTCGTTAAGGGATAAAGGAATCAACTCATCTATATGTATGAATAAAAGGAAAGGCTGTTCTGGTAAGTACACCGGAACAGCCTTTCCTTTTTGATGAATGCAGAACAAGAAGAACCACCCTCCATACCTAGATGATTGACTCGTTCTTAACGGACGATTGATACATCGAAGAAAACCCCTGCATTTACGCGGAAGGGCTCCCCTAGCGTTCTAAGTCATCGGAAACGATTTGAATGTCGATGCCACGGACATGACGCATGATTTCATTGATGATCGATCCGCGCCGGATCTCCTGCCACCGGGTCCGCGCGGATTGACCGATAACGATTTGCGTGATGCGATGATGTTTAGCAGCAGCTGTGATCGCTTGGGCAATCGAGCGTTCTCCTTGTATCCGAATCAATACCTCTGCTCCAAACAAGGAGCCACTCTCACGTACCATCGCTAAGACTTCTTTTTGCTTCGCATTCAATTGATTCTCTGCTGCCGGTAGAATCGTCAAGACATACAGTTCTGCTTTTAATCGACTCGCCATTCGGAATCCTCGGTAAATCAACTTCCGGGCATTGTCATTAAGTTGGATACAGACGAGAATTCGTTCTTGTAACGTCGCTGGATCCTTTTCAATCAATAAGCGTGATTGATAGACTTGATCGTCGACTTCGTCGGCGACTTGTCGTAACGATAACTCGCGTAAGCTTGCGAGATTCTGAAGCGAAAAGAAGGAATTTAAACTCTGTTCGATTTTTTCTTTCTTGTAAATCTTTCCTTGTTCGAGTCGTTCCCGTAACGTTTGCGGCGTAACGTCGACGAGTAGAATCTCATCGGCTTCACCAAGAAACGGATCCGGGATTCGCTCCCGAACCTCGACACCCGTCACTTCTTTGACCTTAAAGAGTAGACTCTCGAAATGTTGAATGTTGACGGCCGAGTAGACATTGATACCGGCGTCAAGTAGTGCCGCAACATCTTGATAGCGTTTCTTTCGCTCGGATCCTGGCGCATTCGTATGCGCCAGTTCATCAATCAGAACGATATCCGGGTGACGGGCAATGATCGCGTCCACGTTCACCTCAAGAAACACTTTCTCTTTATAGACAACCTCTAGTAAAGGGACTTGTTCGAGTTGTCCGACCATCTCCGCCGTCTCTTTACGACCATGCGTTTCAATCAGACCGATGACGACATCCTTGCCTTCAAGAGTCAGGATTCGCGCATCGGCAAGCATCTTATACGTTTTCCCGACACCAGGAGCTGAGCCGATATAAAGCTTCAGCTTTCCCCGTGTCATGACTTACTCCGATCAAGTGCTAAGTTTAAACGTAACACGTTGACGTAATCATGTGTCCCCGCTTCTTTCGTGATTAACTTCCGGACCTCGTCACGCGACAAATCGCGGGCGGTTGCGATACGCTTCGCCTGAACCAAAGCATAATCGACTGAGATATGCGGATCGAAGCCAGAACCTGATGTCACGAGGGCATCGTCCAGAAGCGAAGCGCCGTCCACTTGGTTCTGTTTCTGCAATTCCGCCATCTTCGTGCCAAGCTCCGGGTTCGATGCTGCTAGGTTATCCCCAGCAGATGACCCCGCTAATTGATCGACCGCTGATGGACGTCCATGAAAATACTGTTTCGACGTGAACGGTTGGGCAATCAATTCCGATCCGATGAATTTTCCGTTTTCCTGTACGAGCGAACCGGCTGCTTTATCCGGTACAAACAGTTGACCGAATAGCGTCAATAAGGCGGGAAAGATAATCCCACATAATGCCGTGACGAAAATCGTCACACGAATGGCTTGTTTCATGATTCGTTTTCTCCTTAGATGATGCTTGCAAGCAAGACATCGATGATTTTAATGCCTACGAATGGAACAACAACACCACCAAGACCGTAAATGAGTAAGTTCCGTCCAAGCAATTGATCGGCCGTCATCGGTTTGTACGAGACACCTTTCATCGCGAGTGGGATCAACATTGGAATGATGATCGCGTTGAAAATCAAAGCAGATAGAATCGCTGTCGTCGGAGAATCAAGACGCATGATGTTGAGGGCTTCCATCTGCGGAATCGCGACCATGAACATCGCCGGGATGATCGCAAAGTATTTTGCGACATCGTTTGCGATCGAGAACGTCGTCAAGGCGCCCCGTGTCATCAAGAGCTGTTTCCCGATTTCAACGACTTCGATGATTTTCGTCGGATTCGAATCGAGGTCAATCATGTTTGCTGCTTCTTTTGCTGCCTGTGTCCCACTGTTCATCGCAAGACCAACGTCGGCTTGAGCGAGCGCTGGTGCATCATTCGTACCGTCTCCTGTCATTGCGACGAGATGACCGGCTGCTTGTTCTTGCTGGATGACACGAATCTTATCTTCTGGTTTACATTCCGCAACGAAATCATCAACGCCTGCTTCTCGAGCGATCGTTGCTGCCGTCAACGGGTTATCTCCCGTACACATGATCGTCTTGATTCCCATTTCACGGAGTCGATCGAACCGTTCCCGCATTCCTGGTTTGACTGTATCCTTCAAATAGATGACCCCGAGGATTGTTGCGTCAATCGCGACGACAAGCGGTGTTCCACCGAGACGCGAGACCGAATCGATTGTCTCTTGTAAGTCATTTGGAATCACTCCGCCTTGTTCTGCAACCCACTCTTGAATCGCTTGTCCCGCCCCTTTACGAACACGGCGACCGTCCGTTAAATCAAGACCTGACATCCGTGTTTCTGCGCGAAATGGGATGATTTCTGCTCCATCTAACCACTGACGTTCGACTGGCATGTCTCGTAGTTCTGCGAGTTCCAAGACGGAACGTCCTTCCGGTGTCTCATCGGCTAACGAAGCGATGATCGCTCCTTCGAATGCCTGCTCGGCAGAGCGTCCACCGACCGGCGTGATCTCTGACGCCATCCGGTTCCCGAACGTGATCGTTCCCGTTTTATCTAAGATGATCGTTTGGATATCCCCGGCTGCTTCGACCGCCTTACCGCTCATCGCGATGACATTAAAACGGGTGACGCGGTCCATTCCAGCGATTCCGATTGCCGATAACAAGCCACCAATCGTCGTCGGAATCAGACAGACAAGTAAAGCGATTAAAATCGGACCCGATAAATCAAATCCAAGGTAATGCGTAAAGACAGGTAACGTCATGACGACCAGTAAGAAAATCAAGGTCAGACTCGTCAACAGCGTTGATAGCGCCAGTTCATTTGGTGTCTTTTGACGGCTCGCTCCTTCAACGAGCGCAATCATTTGATCAAGGAACGATTCTCCCGGGTTACTCGTGATCCGGACTTCAATTTCGTCACTAACGACGAGCGTGCCACCGATGACAGATGAGAAGTCCCCACCTGCTTCCTTGATGACCGGAGCGGATTCTCCCGTGATTGCCGATTCATCGATCGAGGCAAGACCTTTGATGATTTCACCGTCACCTGGTACATATTCGCCTGTTCGAACAAAGACGATATCCCCTTTACGAAGCGTCGCGGACGAGACACTTTCAATCAATTGTCCGACACGTTTGCGTGCCATGACGTCTGCTTTTGATGCTTTCAGAGAGTCTGCTTGCGCTTTCCCACGTCCTTCGGCGATTGATTCCGCGAAGTTCGCGAACAAGACCGTCAAAAAGAGGATGACGCTGACCGTCAAGTTGAAGCCGCGCATCTCGTCAATGAAGATCGTGTAACCGATTGCGAGTAAACAACCAATCCAGACGACGAACATGATCGGTTGTTTAATCATATTGACGGGATTTAATTTTTTAAAGGCATCGATTGTCGCTTGGCGGACAATCGAGCCGTTGATTGCTGATTTCGATTGCTGATCCGGCTGCCCATTCGGTTGGTGTTCCTCGGGCGTCGGATGCATGATACGTTCCATCATATGCTTTTATCTCCTGTTCACATCGTCAGCCAGTCCGCGACCGGTCCAAGTACGAGCACTGGCAAGAATGTCAATGCACCGACGAGTACGACCGTACCGAGGAAGACTGTTCCGAAGAGTGGTGTGTCTGTTTTAAACGAAAACTCATCTTGCGGCACGGACGGCTTCGCCTTCAGCGAACCGACGATCGCAAGCATTAAAATCAATGGAATGTAGCGTCCGAAGAATAAGGCAAACGACGTCGAGACGTTCCAGTAGACGTTCGCATCCCCAAGCCCTTCAAATCCGGATCCGTTATTCGCTGTCGCTGACGTGAATTCATACAAGACTTGCGATAGACCGTGATAGCCTGGATTCGAAATTCCGGCAACACCTGGTGCAACGTACATCGAGATTGCGGTTCCGACAAGAATCAGGAACGGCGGTACAAGAAGTGCGATCGCGATCATCTTCACTTCGAACGTCTCGATTTTCTTCCCGAGGAACGTTGGTGTTCGTCCAATTAAGAGACCCGTCAAGAAAACAGCGACGAAGGCATAGAGTAAGACGTTCAGGAATCCGGCACCCGCACCACCATAAACGACGTTGAGCATCATGTTCCCTAGTTGAATCAATCCTGCGAGCGGATGAAGCGAGTCATGCATCGCGTTGACTGCACCGGTTTCAGCCGCTGTCGTAATCGAACTGTAAAGTGCTGTACCGACTTGACCGAAGCGTAATTCCTGACCGTGTGCGGTTGGATTTGCAAACAAGCTACCTGCCATTCCGA contains:
- the kdpB gene encoding potassium-transporting ATPase subunit KdpB, translated to MERIMHPTPEEHQPNGQPDQQSKSAINGSIVRQATIDAFKKLNPVNMIKQPIMFVVWIGCLLAIGYTIFIDEMRGFNLTVSVILFLTVLFANFAESIAEGRGKAQADSLKASKADVMARKRVGQLIESVSSATLRKGDIVFVRTGEYVPGDGEIIKGLASIDESAITGESAPVIKEAGGDFSSVIGGTLVVSDEIEVRITSNPGESFLDQMIALVEGASRQKTPNELALSTLLTSLTLIFLLVVMTLPVFTHYLGFDLSGPILIALLVCLIPTTIGGLLSAIGIAGMDRVTRFNVIAMSGKAVEAAGDIQTIILDKTGTITFGNRMASEITPVGGRSAEQAFEGAIIASLADETPEGRSVLELAELRDMPVERQWLDGAEIIPFRAETRMSGLDLTDGRRVRKGAGQAIQEWVAEQGGVIPNDLQETIDSVSRLGGTPLVVAIDATILGVIYLKDTVKPGMRERFDRLREMGIKTIMCTGDNPLTAATIAREAGVDDFVAECKPEDKIRVIQQEQAAGHLVAMTGDGTNDAPALAQADVGLAMNSGTQAAKEAANMIDLDSNPTKIIEVVEIGKQLLMTRGALTTFSIANDVAKYFAIIPAMFMVAIPQMEALNIMRLDSPTTAILSALIFNAIIIPMLIPLAMKGVSYKPMTADQLLGRNLLIYGLGGVVVPFVGIKIIDVLLASII
- a CDS encoding SH3 domain-containing protein, encoding MNTTSISKPLKVFASLLIVFSIILSSLPIVNAATTKATTYRLSADTDLYDKTTSSRKRLLTIKTGTIVSSAYDAGSYKKVTYGGKTGYVASKYLVLYEKKQAISGQRYIVSTNTAIKNAARTTATTIGTLQNKDVYYTTQRVTDPYGKTWYRLNYAGKTGYVPSGATPVSYQNIKNETLRTTDTYTLRTYAGTGYPKIQSIPSGTNVEVVGKINEWYSVRYGKNSGYMHRDAFLQVSKQSVQTIPTARFLLKKSVEIKASASSTSKTIASLKTGDAYYTTTLATDSRGGTWHKIKKDGQTGYILANQGTSVNYESLTNMSFVTTAKTTIRSYAGSSYAGIKSIPAGAKPLVSGRIGTWYRVSYDGVTGYASAATFKTAAIVQKISGTRFAVTSSTDVLVAPEADAFKVATLQEGDIYYTTRLITLGSKKWYQITKDGKTGYIAYGSGEKVIYQADSVTMKTTNATGLKSYAGVSYASVKSIPSGTKVSVTGSINEWYRVTYEGKTGYVHQEDLNEYIVTSTISPARYVLNTSIDVKTTYQTDADTWKTLKNGDVYYTTRLVTNGHGQSWHRISVDGKTGYIRANQGNPISYSKISAHRYKTVQTTSLKSYAGPTYSEVSSLAKGTVVQVNGTIGTWTNVSVNGKTGYIDGSYLTPYTETKKISGARFLANENLIIRNSPLEEATTLTTLAKGNVYYTTSLITSHTNKQWHKVTINGKTGYVDTKASTSKIDYISKDSLYVRATSATPLRSYVGSSYQVVTTIPSNVVVNVTGQIGQWYKISYQGKSGYAYNGTLVTTSSKLNVYNSIATPYTFDTFISTQMKLNPSPQTDLYKNKMMYVSSMYVRFGGSEDPVNGTLATVSSTTPLNIRSGAATDSHIYGQFQPKQMIKVYQRIGDFYTTYPRVYTSSTGYWTLGWLNALESDVRNVADPLKVSRSSKEFFQFLDLSKTTGASAATLDKIISTKGIFGKCTTGSCGQAFIDAGTAYSVNEIYLISHALLETGNGTSTLANGVIWNGKMVYNMYGIGAVDSDPINGGARTAYEKGWFTPEAAIMGGAEFIGTQYIHHAYNQNTLYKMRWNPMNPGRHQYATDMGWAAKQTTRIYDLYQQMDSYTAVFDIPVFAR
- the kdpC gene encoding K(+)-transporting ATPase subunit C — its product is MKQAIRVTIFVTALCGIIFPALLTLFGQLFVPDKAAGSLVQENGKFIGSELIAQPFTSKQYFHGRPSAVDQLAGSSAGDNLAASNPELGTKMAELQKQNQVDGASLLDDALVTSGSGFDPHISVDYALVQAKRIATARDLSRDEVRKLITKEAGTHDYVNVLRLNLALDRSKS
- a CDS encoding universal stress protein — protein: MTRGKLKLYIGSAPGVGKTYKMLADARILTLEGKDVVIGLIETHGRKETAEMVGQLEQVPLLEVVYKEKVFLEVNVDAIIARHPDIVLIDELAHTNAPGSERKKRYQDVAALLDAGINVYSAVNIQHFESLLFKVKEVTGVEVRERIPDPFLGEADEILLVDVTPQTLRERLEQGKIYKKEKIEQSLNSFFSLQNLASLRELSLRQVADEVDDQVYQSRLLIEKDPATLQERILVCIQLNDNARKLIYRGFRMASRLKAELYVLTILPAAENQLNAKQKEVLAMVRESGSLFGAEVLIRIQGERSIAQAITAAAKHHRITQIVIGQSARTRWQEIRRGSIINEIMRHVRGIDIQIVSDDLER